Proteins encoded in a region of the Methylosinus trichosporium OB3b genome:
- a CDS encoding class I SAM-dependent methyltransferase, giving the protein MKLSELEPQIASLPATSAKAGAQLYQFVLDNPIYDIVEVGTFHGKSACYMAAALQEKGRGSVTSLDVPVSLTFQPNAETLSQSLGLSDYVKPMRAHFGSHWLLRHMIANSTVDGACTHRFDLAFIDGYHSWEQAGLDFFLIDKLLRPGGWIIFDDMRWCFRDSPSWSQRSASFPEDYRAAPHVLDVFDLLVRQHPGYENLRDDGRWGWAQKAQAR; this is encoded by the coding sequence ATGAAGCTATCCGAATTGGAGCCGCAAATCGCCAGTCTCCCCGCAACATCGGCAAAGGCGGGCGCTCAACTATACCAGTTCGTGTTAGACAACCCGATCTACGACATAGTCGAAGTCGGGACCTTCCACGGAAAGTCGGCGTGCTATATGGCGGCGGCCCTGCAGGAGAAGGGTCGCGGCTCCGTCACCTCTCTTGACGTGCCCGTTTCGCTGACGTTCCAGCCGAACGCCGAAACCCTGTCGCAGAGCCTCGGCCTGTCCGACTATGTGAAGCCGATGCGCGCCCATTTCGGCAGCCATTGGCTTTTGCGTCATATGATTGCCAACTCCACCGTAGATGGAGCATGCACTCATCGATTCGACCTCGCTTTTATTGACGGGTACCATAGCTGGGAGCAAGCCGGTCTGGACTTCTTTCTGATCGACAAGCTCCTACGACCCGGCGGATGGATCATCTTCGACGATATGCGATGGTGTTTTCGCGATAGCCCGAGTTGGAGCCAGAGGTCCGCATCCTTCCCCGAGGATTATCGCGCGGCTCCTCATGTGCTCGACGTGTTCGATCTCCTGGTTCGGCAGCATCCGGGCTATGAGAATCTGCGCGACGACGGCAGATGGGGATGGGCCCAAAAGGCGCAGGCGCGGTAG
- a CDS encoding BNR repeat-containing protein, with protein sequence MRPKSGARCSLLVPNQIANPIPRPSPKFAAQPVTASPRLFSRRACLVATGVASFSQIAAHSQAAGPVYRRVVVDDAWTGADIRFDAVIVDDIVYVGYLNAERCLTLAAVDLTNNLVTRTSLSGPLPGYDAHREVRIFADRFGVLHICGGMHADPLIYARLSIGAPLGSLSIANRMTGSGEDAVTYPRFATMPNGDVLFGYRNGRSGAGETRFKIFDGASWRDPSDRPVLGEHHGRHHSSAYPFDPQFSPDGRLSLAWNWRRNADVATNYFIGFAQTSDLQTWTDVNGRSLDLPISETSTAVVDAVNEGSGLMGPPRLGFDPDGRPLLTYLKFDENGSTELYLAAPQAGEWGIEKLTAWNYKWALSGYGTTRPEISTNPITPNRRGGYALRYYHVVHGQGELELDSNFVITGDRKPTAPRSADPFHEEVPKGFRLRQSAIPGGEKGRALLRWITQFADGDARPDCTDARPLGCAPPSRPIALLIRD encoded by the coding sequence GTGCGCCCGAAATCTGGAGCGCGGTGCTCGCTGCTTGTTCCTAATCAAATAGCGAACCCCATCCCGCGGCCTTCCCCTAAATTTGCAGCTCAACCAGTAACAGCCTCTCCCCGCCTCTTCTCGCGCCGCGCCTGTCTCGTCGCGACGGGCGTCGCCAGCTTCAGCCAGATCGCTGCTCATTCTCAAGCGGCTGGCCCCGTATATCGCCGAGTTGTCGTCGACGACGCCTGGACCGGGGCCGATATCCGGTTCGATGCCGTCATCGTCGACGACATCGTTTATGTCGGCTACCTTAACGCGGAACGGTGCCTCACCCTCGCCGCCGTCGATTTGACGAATAACTTAGTGACTCGCACATCCCTCTCGGGTCCGCTGCCGGGATATGATGCGCATCGGGAAGTGAGGATCTTTGCCGATCGCTTCGGCGTGCTGCACATCTGCGGCGGGATGCACGCCGACCCGCTGATCTATGCGCGTCTTTCAATCGGCGCGCCACTCGGATCTCTGAGCATCGCCAATCGCATGACCGGCTCTGGCGAGGACGCGGTCACCTATCCGCGCTTCGCTACAATGCCGAACGGAGACGTCCTGTTCGGCTATCGCAACGGGCGCTCGGGGGCCGGCGAAACCCGCTTCAAGATTTTCGATGGAGCTTCTTGGCGCGATCCGTCCGACCGACCTGTGCTCGGCGAGCATCACGGCCGCCACCATTCGAGCGCCTATCCCTTCGATCCGCAATTCTCGCCCGACGGCCGACTGAGCCTCGCGTGGAACTGGCGCCGCAACGCCGATGTCGCGACCAATTACTTTATCGGCTTCGCCCAGACGAGCGACCTGCAGACATGGACCGATGTGAATGGCCGCAGTCTGGACCTGCCGATTTCCGAAACATCGACGGCGGTGGTCGATGCGGTGAACGAAGGAAGCGGCTTGATGGGGCCGCCGCGTCTCGGCTTCGATCCCGACGGCCGTCCGCTTTTGACTTATTTGAAATTCGATGAAAACGGCTCGACTGAATTATATCTCGCCGCGCCACAGGCGGGAGAATGGGGAATCGAGAAGCTGACCGCCTGGAATTACAAATGGGCGTTGTCGGGCTATGGAACGACGCGTCCGGAGATATCGACGAACCCGATCACGCCAAATCGGCGCGGCGGCTACGCGCTGCGCTATTACCATGTCGTGCACGGCCAAGGGGAGCTGGAGCTCGATTCGAACTTCGTGATCACCGGCGATCGCAAGCCGACGGCGCCTCGCTCCGCCGATCCTTTCCACGAGGAGGTCCCGAAGGGCTTCAGGCTCCGACAGAGCGCCATTCCTGGAGGCGAGAAGGGCCGCGCCCTGCTCCGATGGATCACCCAATTCGCCGACGGCGACGCCCGGCCGGACTGCACCGATGCGCGGCCACTGGGCTGCGCGCCGCCGAGCCGACCGATCGCGCTGCTGATCCGGGACTGA
- a CDS encoding class I SAM-dependent methyltransferase translates to MEEAEFIAVSDGEAMHFADARAIPWDTPERAASLNELIHILQYRWFRRALETTGGHGRHLDVACGSGYGAAYLSQSQAIAETVGLDLDEGRLHLCRRTYPSVQFLWGDCERLLDHFAPDSFAFVTSGQTIEHLMDPVAFIDGVRQILQPDGVFLLMSPTHDEGPHALEFRNPFHLVEYSPDTLTPLLEFFFADVRMERRLPARDVFDDLPRYGGGARLPAADAVYCAQPRKALDPAAVAAFRSAFLLDIYARVLGDIQTRLIRERRSRHFLKDSYHLIDFVSGVFPSELEKTWCMPEASFVLRPSSPGRRIQLRLLMPATAEFPMTSVLQWPGGETRLDVADRRLRTAEFGPLTEPTPLRVTTTPPYVASEHGLEDIRTFGCCLVGVAEL, encoded by the coding sequence GTGGAAGAGGCTGAGTTCATTGCGGTCTCCGATGGCGAAGCGATGCACTTCGCCGACGCCCGGGCTATCCCCTGGGATACGCCCGAGCGCGCAGCGAGTCTGAATGAACTCATCCACATCCTGCAATATCGCTGGTTCCGCCGGGCGCTCGAGACGACCGGTGGACACGGCCGGCATCTCGACGTCGCTTGCGGCAGCGGCTATGGCGCGGCCTATCTGTCGCAGTCGCAGGCCATCGCCGAGACGGTCGGCCTCGACCTCGACGAAGGGCGTCTGCACCTGTGCCGGCGCACCTATCCGAGTGTCCAGTTTCTCTGGGGCGATTGCGAAAGACTGCTGGACCATTTCGCGCCCGACAGCTTCGCCTTCGTCACCTCCGGCCAGACCATCGAGCATTTGATGGATCCGGTCGCCTTCATCGACGGGGTGCGCCAAATCCTGCAGCCGGACGGCGTCTTTCTGCTGATGAGTCCGACGCATGACGAGGGTCCTCACGCTCTCGAGTTTCGCAACCCTTTCCATCTAGTCGAATATAGCCCCGATACGCTGACCCCCTTGCTCGAATTCTTTTTCGCCGATGTGCGCATGGAGCGGAGGCTGCCGGCGCGCGACGTGTTCGACGATCTTCCGCGCTATGGGGGAGGCGCGCGCTTGCCGGCGGCCGATGCGGTCTATTGCGCGCAGCCCCGTAAGGCGCTCGATCCCGCGGCGGTCGCCGCCTTTCGCAGCGCGTTCCTGCTCGACATTTACGCGAGAGTGCTCGGCGATATCCAGACGCGGCTGATCCGTGAGCGCCGCAGCCGGCATTTTCTCAAGGACAGCTATCATTTGATCGATTTCGTGTCGGGCGTGTTTCCCTCCGAGCTCGAGAAGACCTGGTGCATGCCGGAGGCCAGCTTCGTGCTGCGGCCGAGCTCGCCCGGACGGCGGATTCAGTTGCGTCTCCTGATGCCGGCGACCGCCGAATTTCCGATGACCTCGGTGCTGCAATGGCCGGGCGGCGAGACCCGCCTCGACGTCGCCGACCGCCGCCTTCGCACGGCCGAGTTCGGTCCGCTGACAGAACCGACGCCGTTGCGCGTGACGACGACTCCGCCCTATGTCGCGAGCGAGCACGGCCTCGAGGACATCCGCACTTTCGGATGCTGCCTCGTCGGAGTCGCCGAGCTCTGA